Proteins co-encoded in one Centroberyx gerrardi isolate f3 chromosome 18, fCenGer3.hap1.cur.20231027, whole genome shotgun sequence genomic window:
- the cldn20 gene encoding claudin-20, with product MLSSAVQILAFALALLGVLGATVATLLPNWKVSADVGSNIMTAMSQMQGLWMDCTWYSTGVFSCTLKYSVLSLPAYLQTARTTMVLSCMMASLGLCLASLGLKCTRWGGSHRAKGHTAIAAGGCFILASVLCLVPASWFTNEVITSFLDANVPESSKYEPGGAVYVTFISAGFLLAGGVIFCLSCPGKRTGQPDYTSSTDPDKLAQQQLRQEKLHRDRLHRERLEQERRRRQQTLQEEAERERPKNCQSKTVQLQTDDVEREKPPQDKPPQDQEQQQYYSPSKLPPKDIKAGYSLQDYV from the coding sequence ATGCTGTCCTCCGCCGTTCAGATCCTGGCGTTCGCCCTGGCGCTGCTGGGCGTCCTGGGCGCCACCGTGGCCACGCTGCTACCCAACTGGAAAGTGAGCGCCGACGTGGGCTCCAACATCATGACCGCCATGTCCCAGATGCAGGGGCTGTGGATGGACTGCACCTGGTACAGCACCGGCGTCTTCAGCTGCACGCTCAAGTACTCGGTGCTGTCGCTGCCCGCGTATCTGCAGACGGCGCGCACCACCATGGTGCTGTCCTGCATGATGGCGTCCCTGGGCCTTTGCCTCGCCTCCCTGGGGCTCAAATGCACCCGGTGGGGGGGCAGTCACCGGGCGAAGGGACACACCGCCATCGCCGCGGGGGGCTGCTTCATCCTGGCCAGCGTCCTCTGCCTGGTCCCGGCGTCCTGGTTCACCAACGAAGTCATCACCAGCTTCCTGGACGCCAACGTGCCGGAGAGCAGCAAGTACGAGCCCGGAGGGGCCGTGTACGTCACCTTCATCTCCGCCGGCTTCCTCCTGGCCGGGGGGGTCATCTTTTGTCTGTCGTGTCCCGGGAAGAGAACGGGGCAACCGGACTACACCTCCTCCACCGACCCGGACAAACTCGCGCAGCAGCAGCTGCGGCAGGAGAAGCTGCACCGAGACCGGCTTCACCGCGAGCGGCTGGAGCaggagcggcggcggcggcagcagaCGCTccaggaggaggcggagcgCGAGCGGCCGAAAAACTGCCAGAGCAAAACGGTCCAGCTGCAGACGGACGACGTGGAGCGGGAGAAACCTCCGCAGGACAAACCTCCGCAGGatcaggagcagcagcagtactacTCCCCCTCCAAACTCCCTCCGAAAGACATCAAGGCCGGCTACAGCCTGCAGGACTACGTCTGA